A section of the Oncorhynchus nerka isolate Pitt River linkage group LG3, Oner_Uvic_2.0, whole genome shotgun sequence genome encodes:
- the ttf2 gene encoding transcription termination factor 2 isoform X2 — translation MEIVLCNNHGSTCMLKTGVKEGPNKGKSFYLCGERQLGSPCDFTKVAGIPASHCLLHEDSMVELQTLIRSQKQQGYRLYYRCVLGKNAGQRWCGNVPWTAPEAEKRSPLSDRQLQPSSLPPERNPFKAPGKTDQTSEWRRLQDGGRLEDESKGKNEKGGEKERLHKSVGKESEHGRGMEEEERGMSSSSESWRDKQLPAGMKIKKRVSGEDNKESSETSPEEKEKTVKEMKDKNKNSNKDSQREAETSNNSSPKPQDTEDPHKASKGHHGYYPREPLTNSLKESGKHAGKKPSTDRKKSNPSDPNGTTSKDTQAPKSTEKTKTPIPQSDKPAQRLSTPTTEQDKEAEKMTASSSQQNQDKSHCGNQFGEWRCDEDDDDDVQFVSVQPGTQTTTLVPVPLVQKALTSFPGFQPASQVKGQQEDPRALHSQLTAQLKQKKATLSVVNMSALPDKGERLKSQVKDLEEALESLCLTTSTEPEPQGDEGNAKPKPTPSQYNPFSCPGGTVLLPIAPAPLQYQASTSSMGLQLSQGYTQMYGVNPQSQAFYGGRMTDNRLLAVKNATSEAIDHLHSSLESCPDPNTEVTDPKGIKVPLLAHQRQALAWLLWRETQKPCGGILADDMGLGKTLTMIALILAQKKKQKEEEKDTKLEGWISKNDSSLVVSQGTLIICPASLVHHWKKEIERRVKSSRLSIYLYHGPNRQKNAKVLAEHDVVVTTYSLVSKEIPVPKDDAEKPSKDPEDVPSALPPLLRVAWARIVLDEAHNIKNPKVQTSLAVCKLRAKARWAVTGTPIQNNLLDMYALLKFLRCAPFDEFKLWKTQVDNGSKRGGERLNILTKTLLLRRTKDQMDSTGKPLVNLPDRTCEVHRLKLSEEEQSVYDVVFAQSRSTLQNYLKRHEGDNGKKGDDSNPFDKVAREFGVSQADSVSSSQQTQGPTSTVHILSLLLRLRQSCCHLSLLKKTLDSSELQGDGISLSLEEQLNALCLFSEPSGPDPKATVSLNGSRFASDLFEDTHESTKIAAILTELKDIRQQSEAQKSVIVSQWTSMLHIVAVHLRRMGLSFAVIDGTVNPKRRMDLVEEFNTNPKGPQVMLVSLCAGGVGINLIGGNHLFLMDMHWNPALEDQACDRIYRVGQHRDVTIHRFVCEGTVEDKISILQEKKKDLAQKVLSGTGASFTKLSLADLRVIFGV, via the exons ATGGAGATTGTACTATGCAATAACCACG GCAGCACATGCATGCTGAAGACGGGAGTGAAAGAAGGGCCAAATAAGGGTAAAAGCTTCTACTTGTGCGGGGAGCGTCAACTGGGGTCTCCCTGTGATTTCACCAAAGTGGCAGG GATCCCGGCCTCACACTGCCTGCTTCATGAGGATTCTATGGTGGAACTCCAGACTCTCATCCGCAGTCAGAAGCAGCAGGGCTACAg GTTGTACTACCGGTGTGTTTTGGGGAAGAACGCAGGTCAGAGGTGGTGTGGCAATGTTCCCTGGACAGCG CCAGAGGCAGAGAAACGCAGCCCACTGTCTGACAGACAGCTGCAGCCCTCCAGCCTGCCCCCAGAGAGAAATCCATTCAAGGCCCCAGGCAAGACTGACCAGACgtcagagtggaggagactccaAGATGGGGGGAGACTGGAGGATGAGAGCAAAGGAAAGAATGAGaaaggtggagagaaggagaggcttCACAAGAGTGTAGGTAAAGAAAGCGAACACGGTcgaggtatggaggaggaggagagggggatgtcaAGTTCCTCGGAGTCTTGGAGAGACAAACAGCTTCCAGCAGGGATGAAGATAAAGAAGAGAGTATCAGGCGAGGACAATAAGGAAAGTTCTGAAACATCACCTGAGGAAAAGGAAAAGACTGTCAAGGAGATGAAAGACAAAAACAAGAACTCAAACaaagacagccagagagaggctGAGACAAGCAACAACTCTAGCCCGAAACCCCAGGATACAGAGGACCCACACAAAGCCTCAAAGGGTCATCATGGATACTACCCACGAGAGCCACTAACCAATAGCCTAAAAGAGTCTGGAAAGCATGCTGGGAAAAAGCCAAGCACAGATAGGAAGAAGAGCAACCCCTCCGACCCAAATGGCACTACCTCTAAAGACACCCAAGCACCTAAGAGCACAGAGAAGACCAAAACCCCAATCCCACAATCTGATAAACCAGCGCAGCGACTTTCCACTCCAACAACTGAACAGGATAAGGAGGCAGAGAAAATGACTGCTTCATCATCACAGCAGAACCAGGACAAGTCCCATTGTGGGAACCAATTTGGAGAGTGGCGTtgtgatgaagatgatgatgatgatgtccaGTTTGTGTCAGTTCAGCCAGGTACACAGACAACGACTCTAGTACCAGTGCCCCTGGTCCAGAAAGCCCTGACATCCTTCCCAGGGTTCCAGCCTGCCTCTCAGGTCAAAGGTCAGCAGGAGGACCCCAGGGCCCTGCACAGCCAGCTCACTGCTCAGCTCAAACAGAAGAAG GCCACTCTGTCGGTGGTGAATATGTCTGCTCTGCCCGATAAAGGGGAGAGGTTGAAGAGTCAGGTCAAAGACCTGGAGGAGGCTCTGGAGTCTCTCTGCCTCACCACTTCCACTGAGCCAG AGCCTCAGGGTGACGAAGGTAATGCCAAACCGAAGCCCACTCCCAGCCAGTACAACCCATTTAGCTGCCCGGGAGGCACCGTCCTACTGCCCATTGCTCCTGCCCCCCTCCAGTACCAGGCCTCCACCAGCTCAATGGGGCTTCAGCTCAGCCAGGGATACACTCAGATGTATGGAG TGAACCCCCAGAGCCAAGCGTTCTATGGAGGCAGGATGACAGACAACCGTCTGCTAGCGGTGAAGAACGCCACCTCTGAGGCCATTGACCACCTCCACAGCTCCCTGGAGTCCTGCCCCGACCCCAATACTGAGGTTACGGACCCGAAAGGCATCAAG GTGCCTCTACTGGCCCATCAGAGACAAGCTCTGGCCTGGCTGCTGTGGAGAGAAACCCAGAAACCCTGTGGAGGGATCCTGG CTGATGACATGGGCCTGGGGAAAACCCTCACCATGATCGCTCTCATTCTGGCCCAGAAGAAGAAGcaaaaggaggaggagaaagacactAAATTGGAAGGCTGGATCTCCAAAAATG ACTCTAGCCTGGTAGTGTCTCAGGGCACTTTGATCATCTGCCCTGCCTCTTTGGTTCATCACTGGAAGAAGGAGATCGAGAGACGCGTCAAGAGCAGCCGACTCAGTATCTACCTGTACCACGGGCCCAACCGCCAGAAGAACGCCAAAGt TCTGGCTGAGCATGATGTGGTGGTGACCACCTACAGCCTTGTCTCCAAGGAGATCCCAGTCCCGAAGGACGACGCAGAGAAACCTAGCAAGGACCCCGAGGATGTG CCATcagccctccctcctctgctgCGGGTGGCCTGGGCCCGCATTGTGCTGGACGAGGCCCACAACATCAAGAATCCCAAGGTGCAGACCTCCTTGGCTGTGTGTAAGCTGAGGGCCAAGGCCAGGTGGGCTGTTACCGGGACCCCCATCCAGAACAACCTACTGGATATGTACGCCCTGCTCAA GTTTCTGCGCTGCGCCCCATTTGATGAGTTCAAGCTTTGGAAAACCCAGGTAGACAACGGCtctaagagaggaggagagcgactTAACATTCTGACCAAAACTCTGCTGCTCCGACGCACCAAAGACCAGATGGACTCTACCGGAAAACCTCTG GTGAATCTGCCAGATCGGACCTGTGAGGTGCATCGCCTGAAGCTGTCTGAAGAGGAGCAGTCTGTTTACGATGTGGTGTTTGCACAGTCCAG GTCCACTCTGCAGAACTATCTGAAGAGACATGAGGGAGACAATGGTAAAAAGGGAGACGACTCCAATCCCTTCGACAAGG TGGCTCGTGAGTTTGGAGTGTCCCAGGCGGactctgtgtcctcctcccagcaGACCCAGGGCCCCACCAGCACTGTTCACATCCTGTCTCTATTGCTCCGACTCAGACAGAGCTGCTGCCATCTGTCTCTGTTGAAGAAG ACCCTGGATTCATCTGAGCTGCAGGGGGAtgggatctctctctcccttgaggAGCAGCTCAATGCCCTATGCCTCTTCTCCGAGCCCTCGGGCCCCGACCCCAAAGCCACCGTGTCCCTCAATGGGAGCCGATTCGCCTCCGATCTCTTTGAGGACACCCACGAGAGCACCAAG ATCGCTGCCATTCTCACAGAGCTGAAGGATATCAGGCAGCAGAGTGAGGCTCAGAAAAG tgtgatAGTGTCCCAGTGGACCAGCATGCTTCACATCGTGGCCGTTCACCTGAGGAGAATGGGCCTGAGCTTTGCTGTCATCGACGGCACTGTCAACCCCAAACGCCGCATGGACCTGGTCGAAGAGTTCAACACCAACCCTAAAGGACCACAG gtgatgcttgtgtctctgtgtgctggAGGAGTGGGTATTAACCTTATTGGAGGGAATCACCTCTTCCTCATGGACATGCACTG GAACCCAGCTCTAGAGGACCAGGCCTGTGACCGCATCTACAGAGTGGGTCAGCACCGAGATGTCACCATCCACAG GTTTGTGTGTGAGGGCACAGTGGAGGATAAGATCTCCATTCtgcaggagaagaagaaggatctCGCACAGAAGGTGCTGTCAGGGACTGGAGCCTCCTTCACCAAGCTCTCCCTGGCTGACCTCAGGGTCATCTTTGGGGTCTGA
- the ttf2 gene encoding transcription termination factor 2 isoform X1: MEIVLCNNHGSTCMLKTGVKEGPNKGKSFYLCGERQLGSPCDFTKVAGIPASHCLLHEDSMVELQTLIRSQKQQGYRLYYRCVLGKNAGQRWCGNVPWTAPEAEKRSPLSDRQLQPSSLPPERNPFKAPGKTDQTSEWRRLQDGGRLEDESKGKNEKGGEKERLHKSVGKESEHGRGMEEEERGMSSSSESWRDKQLPAGMKIKKRVSGEDNKESSETSPEEKEKTVKEMKDKNKNSNKDSQREAETSNNSSPKPQDTEDPHKASKGHHGYYPREPLTNSLKESGKHAGKKPSTDRKKSNPSDPNGTTSKDTQAPKSTEKTKTPIPQSDKPAQRLSTPTTEQDKEAEKMTASSSQQNQDKSHCGNQFGEWRCDEDDDDDVQFVSVQPGTQTTTLVPVPLVQKALTSFPGFQPASQVKGQQEDPRALHSQLTAQLKQKKATLSVVNMSALPDKGERLKSQVKDLEEALESLCLTTSTEPEPQGDEGNAKPKPTPSQYNPFSCPGGTVLLPIAPAPLQYQASTSSMGLQLSQGYTQMYGVNPQSQAFYGGRMTDNRLLAVKNATSEAIDHLHSSLESCPDPNTEVTDPKGIKVPLLAHQRQALAWLLWRETQKPCGGILADDMGLGKTLTMIALILAQKKKQKEEEKDTKLEGWISKNDSSLVVSQGTLIICPASLVHHWKKEIERRVKSSRLSIYLYHGPNRQKNAKVLAEHDVVVTTYSLVSKEIPVPKDDAEKPSKDPEDVPSALPPLLRVAWARIVLDEAHNIKNPKVQTSLAVCKLRAKARWAVTGTPIQNNLLDMYALLKFLRCAPFDEFKLWKTQVDNGSKRGGERLNILTKTLLLRRTKDQMDSTGKPLVNLPDRTCEVHRLKLSEEEQSVYDVVFAQSRSTLQNYLKRHEGDNGKKGDDSNPFDKGKGVAREFGVSQADSVSSSQQTQGPTSTVHILSLLLRLRQSCCHLSLLKKTLDSSELQGDGISLSLEEQLNALCLFSEPSGPDPKATVSLNGSRFASDLFEDTHESTKIAAILTELKDIRQQSEAQKSVIVSQWTSMLHIVAVHLRRMGLSFAVIDGTVNPKRRMDLVEEFNTNPKGPQVMLVSLCAGGVGINLIGGNHLFLMDMHWNPALEDQACDRIYRVGQHRDVTIHRFVCEGTVEDKISILQEKKKDLAQKVLSGTGASFTKLSLADLRVIFGV; this comes from the exons ATGGAGATTGTACTATGCAATAACCACG GCAGCACATGCATGCTGAAGACGGGAGTGAAAGAAGGGCCAAATAAGGGTAAAAGCTTCTACTTGTGCGGGGAGCGTCAACTGGGGTCTCCCTGTGATTTCACCAAAGTGGCAGG GATCCCGGCCTCACACTGCCTGCTTCATGAGGATTCTATGGTGGAACTCCAGACTCTCATCCGCAGTCAGAAGCAGCAGGGCTACAg GTTGTACTACCGGTGTGTTTTGGGGAAGAACGCAGGTCAGAGGTGGTGTGGCAATGTTCCCTGGACAGCG CCAGAGGCAGAGAAACGCAGCCCACTGTCTGACAGACAGCTGCAGCCCTCCAGCCTGCCCCCAGAGAGAAATCCATTCAAGGCCCCAGGCAAGACTGACCAGACgtcagagtggaggagactccaAGATGGGGGGAGACTGGAGGATGAGAGCAAAGGAAAGAATGAGaaaggtggagagaaggagaggcttCACAAGAGTGTAGGTAAAGAAAGCGAACACGGTcgaggtatggaggaggaggagagggggatgtcaAGTTCCTCGGAGTCTTGGAGAGACAAACAGCTTCCAGCAGGGATGAAGATAAAGAAGAGAGTATCAGGCGAGGACAATAAGGAAAGTTCTGAAACATCACCTGAGGAAAAGGAAAAGACTGTCAAGGAGATGAAAGACAAAAACAAGAACTCAAACaaagacagccagagagaggctGAGACAAGCAACAACTCTAGCCCGAAACCCCAGGATACAGAGGACCCACACAAAGCCTCAAAGGGTCATCATGGATACTACCCACGAGAGCCACTAACCAATAGCCTAAAAGAGTCTGGAAAGCATGCTGGGAAAAAGCCAAGCACAGATAGGAAGAAGAGCAACCCCTCCGACCCAAATGGCACTACCTCTAAAGACACCCAAGCACCTAAGAGCACAGAGAAGACCAAAACCCCAATCCCACAATCTGATAAACCAGCGCAGCGACTTTCCACTCCAACAACTGAACAGGATAAGGAGGCAGAGAAAATGACTGCTTCATCATCACAGCAGAACCAGGACAAGTCCCATTGTGGGAACCAATTTGGAGAGTGGCGTtgtgatgaagatgatgatgatgatgtccaGTTTGTGTCAGTTCAGCCAGGTACACAGACAACGACTCTAGTACCAGTGCCCCTGGTCCAGAAAGCCCTGACATCCTTCCCAGGGTTCCAGCCTGCCTCTCAGGTCAAAGGTCAGCAGGAGGACCCCAGGGCCCTGCACAGCCAGCTCACTGCTCAGCTCAAACAGAAGAAG GCCACTCTGTCGGTGGTGAATATGTCTGCTCTGCCCGATAAAGGGGAGAGGTTGAAGAGTCAGGTCAAAGACCTGGAGGAGGCTCTGGAGTCTCTCTGCCTCACCACTTCCACTGAGCCAG AGCCTCAGGGTGACGAAGGTAATGCCAAACCGAAGCCCACTCCCAGCCAGTACAACCCATTTAGCTGCCCGGGAGGCACCGTCCTACTGCCCATTGCTCCTGCCCCCCTCCAGTACCAGGCCTCCACCAGCTCAATGGGGCTTCAGCTCAGCCAGGGATACACTCAGATGTATGGAG TGAACCCCCAGAGCCAAGCGTTCTATGGAGGCAGGATGACAGACAACCGTCTGCTAGCGGTGAAGAACGCCACCTCTGAGGCCATTGACCACCTCCACAGCTCCCTGGAGTCCTGCCCCGACCCCAATACTGAGGTTACGGACCCGAAAGGCATCAAG GTGCCTCTACTGGCCCATCAGAGACAAGCTCTGGCCTGGCTGCTGTGGAGAGAAACCCAGAAACCCTGTGGAGGGATCCTGG CTGATGACATGGGCCTGGGGAAAACCCTCACCATGATCGCTCTCATTCTGGCCCAGAAGAAGAAGcaaaaggaggaggagaaagacactAAATTGGAAGGCTGGATCTCCAAAAATG ACTCTAGCCTGGTAGTGTCTCAGGGCACTTTGATCATCTGCCCTGCCTCTTTGGTTCATCACTGGAAGAAGGAGATCGAGAGACGCGTCAAGAGCAGCCGACTCAGTATCTACCTGTACCACGGGCCCAACCGCCAGAAGAACGCCAAAGt TCTGGCTGAGCATGATGTGGTGGTGACCACCTACAGCCTTGTCTCCAAGGAGATCCCAGTCCCGAAGGACGACGCAGAGAAACCTAGCAAGGACCCCGAGGATGTG CCATcagccctccctcctctgctgCGGGTGGCCTGGGCCCGCATTGTGCTGGACGAGGCCCACAACATCAAGAATCCCAAGGTGCAGACCTCCTTGGCTGTGTGTAAGCTGAGGGCCAAGGCCAGGTGGGCTGTTACCGGGACCCCCATCCAGAACAACCTACTGGATATGTACGCCCTGCTCAA GTTTCTGCGCTGCGCCCCATTTGATGAGTTCAAGCTTTGGAAAACCCAGGTAGACAACGGCtctaagagaggaggagagcgactTAACATTCTGACCAAAACTCTGCTGCTCCGACGCACCAAAGACCAGATGGACTCTACCGGAAAACCTCTG GTGAATCTGCCAGATCGGACCTGTGAGGTGCATCGCCTGAAGCTGTCTGAAGAGGAGCAGTCTGTTTACGATGTGGTGTTTGCACAGTCCAG GTCCACTCTGCAGAACTATCTGAAGAGACATGAGGGAGACAATGGTAAAAAGGGAGACGACTCCAATCCCTTCGACAAGGGTAAGGGAG TGGCTCGTGAGTTTGGAGTGTCCCAGGCGGactctgtgtcctcctcccagcaGACCCAGGGCCCCACCAGCACTGTTCACATCCTGTCTCTATTGCTCCGACTCAGACAGAGCTGCTGCCATCTGTCTCTGTTGAAGAAG ACCCTGGATTCATCTGAGCTGCAGGGGGAtgggatctctctctcccttgaggAGCAGCTCAATGCCCTATGCCTCTTCTCCGAGCCCTCGGGCCCCGACCCCAAAGCCACCGTGTCCCTCAATGGGAGCCGATTCGCCTCCGATCTCTTTGAGGACACCCACGAGAGCACCAAG ATCGCTGCCATTCTCACAGAGCTGAAGGATATCAGGCAGCAGAGTGAGGCTCAGAAAAG tgtgatAGTGTCCCAGTGGACCAGCATGCTTCACATCGTGGCCGTTCACCTGAGGAGAATGGGCCTGAGCTTTGCTGTCATCGACGGCACTGTCAACCCCAAACGCCGCATGGACCTGGTCGAAGAGTTCAACACCAACCCTAAAGGACCACAG gtgatgcttgtgtctctgtgtgctggAGGAGTGGGTATTAACCTTATTGGAGGGAATCACCTCTTCCTCATGGACATGCACTG GAACCCAGCTCTAGAGGACCAGGCCTGTGACCGCATCTACAGAGTGGGTCAGCACCGAGATGTCACCATCCACAG GTTTGTGTGTGAGGGCACAGTGGAGGATAAGATCTCCATTCtgcaggagaagaagaaggatctCGCACAGAAGGTGCTGTCAGGGACTGGAGCCTCCTTCACCAAGCTCTCCCTGGCTGACCTCAGGGTCATCTTTGGGGTCTGA